In Leptospira bouyouniensis, the following proteins share a genomic window:
- a CDS encoding DUF1801 domain-containing protein produces the protein MEQDIKNYHDSLSPADFEICNLLYKVICENLPKAERKIWHAHPVWFLDGNPIVGYSKLKASVRLLFWSGQSFGVEGLVPEGSFKAAEVRYTDVKQIKKKDLKLWLSKAKNIQWDYKNIVKRKGVLERIK, from the coding sequence ATGGAACAAGATATTAAAAACTATCATGATTCATTATCACCGGCAGATTTTGAGATCTGTAATTTGTTGTATAAAGTGATCTGTGAAAATCTGCCGAAAGCAGAGAGAAAAATTTGGCATGCCCATCCTGTTTGGTTTTTGGATGGAAATCCTATAGTGGGTTATAGTAAGTTAAAGGCAAGTGTTCGACTTCTTTTTTGGAGTGGGCAAAGTTTTGGGGTAGAAGGTCTTGTCCCTGAAGGTAGTTTTAAAGCAGCCGAAGTACGTTATACAGATGTAAAACAAATCAAAAAAAAGGACTTAAAACTTTGGTTATCGAAAGCGAAGAATATCCAATGGGATTATAAAAATATCGTCAAACGAAAAGGTGTCTTGGAACGAATCAAATAA
- a CDS encoding DUF1003 domain-containing protein → MINVDYPRWNADSKICKNDFNIFRTKYITKLVEEEKGNIEKLEREVIKSIKENEILTLDTSLNNESLNFGDKVSDKVASFGGSWKFIIVFFTILFFWIFGNSFYFYLIPFDPYPFILLNLILSCIAAIQAPIIMMSQNRQEVKDRIRSENDYKINLKSEIEIRTLHEKVDHLLLDQWSKMMKIQEIQIEILTEIRSKMK, encoded by the coding sequence ATGATCAATGTTGATTATCCAAGATGGAATGCAGACAGTAAAATTTGTAAAAATGATTTTAACATTTTTCGAACAAAATATATCACAAAGTTAGTGGAAGAAGAAAAAGGGAATATTGAAAAATTAGAAAGAGAAGTAATTAAAAGTATCAAAGAAAATGAAATTTTGACTCTTGATACATCATTAAATAATGAATCATTAAATTTTGGAGATAAAGTTTCTGATAAGGTTGCTTCTTTTGGAGGAAGTTGGAAATTTATAATCGTATTTTTTACAATCTTGTTTTTTTGGATTTTTGGCAATAGTTTTTATTTTTATTTAATACCTTTTGATCCTTATCCATTTATTTTATTAAATTTAATTTTATCATGCATTGCAGCGATACAAGCACCTATAATCATGATGAGTCAAAATAGGCAAGAAGTGAAAGACCGCATTCGATCTGAAAATGATTATAAAATTAATTTAAAATCTGAAATTGAAATTAGGACCTTACATGAAAAAGTGGATCATCTTTTGCTTGATCAATGGTCAAAAATGATGAAAATACAAGAAATTCAAATTGAAATTTTGACAGAAATTCGTAGTAAAATGAAATAA
- a CDS encoding TetR/AcrR family transcriptional regulator → MDKKKKGLIPKKSSPPTVMGRKRDASLDISILKATLEMLAEEGFDGMTMDQIATKVGTGKAACYRRWPSKVKLVKDALIWMNRNQLELEKIPDTGSLRNDFLAVLKPHSMEEANAKLRVLGGLGTFWLDDEIEKKGITEIFGPWTEVNRTLIQRAMERGEISKKANVELVCKVLNSMATYRALIERKPPDKNLFIAMIDQVVMPALKNPG, encoded by the coding sequence ATGGATAAGAAGAAAAAAGGCCTAATACCAAAAAAATCCTCACCTCCTACTGTCATGGGCAGAAAACGTGACGCTTCCCTTGATATTTCAATTTTAAAAGCTACCTTAGAGATGTTAGCGGAAGAAGGTTTTGATGGAATGACGATGGATCAAATTGCAACCAAGGTTGGTACTGGAAAGGCTGCATGTTACCGCCGTTGGCCATCGAAAGTCAAACTTGTAAAAGATGCATTGATTTGGATGAATCGAAATCAGTTAGAACTCGAAAAAATTCCAGACACAGGTTCTCTCAGAAATGATTTTTTAGCTGTTCTCAAACCACATTCGATGGAAGAGGCAAATGCAAAACTTAGAGTACTTGGAGGGCTCGGCACATTTTGGTTAGATGATGAAATTGAAAAAAAAGGAATCACTGAAATTTTTGGACCATGGACTGAAGTTAACCGAACATTGATCCAAAGAGCCATGGAGCGTGGGGAAATATCAAAAAAAGCAAATGTTGAACTTGTTTGTAAGGTTTTGAATTCTATGGCAACTTACCGTGCTCTAATCGAAAGAAAACCCCCTGATAAAAATCTTTTTATTGCGATGATTGACCAAGTGGTGATGCCTGCTTTAAAGAATCCCGGTTAG
- a CDS encoding ABC transporter ATP-binding protein: MLKLLQSLVLHFRNQLFKTKETELPIRLSTGESFAQSILDFLSESLSIQSVPSQILEGFRSLRSKFPHESKLEFLDYLIAASHQYQIKLNFVQKSILDIRSYITKDAPFLFQIKSKDLGLPDFYAVVGYHASSYLIRPLHNYIGEEEWVSEKELLKLFGIKSTKDVVDWIVAEPTFPFSAPQVIQSSTSALKNAIKQIYHLIRIESKDVWIVFIYGIGIGILSLVVPVATSSLVNIVAFGVLLQPVIILTLLVVFFLGFAGAMQTIQIYVVEILQRRVFVRIATEFAVRFPRIRQDALDKHHNPELVNRFFDTMTIQKSIHSLLVDGLAVVLTTVIGFVLISFYHPIFIVFSLFILVVGGYLVIYQLGRPASENYIKISKEKYKVAAWLEEVSRHSALFHSTFGSHFAIERADSLIRDYLFARKKYFSVYIKQIIGLVGIQALASAIVLGIGGYLVIHRQLTIGQLVAAELVIAKVLNDISKFGKQLDSFYSLIAAVDKINSVFHLPTLKTKTVPFEIPKGPIQVQLSGIDYSLTNGHKIFSQFNLKVQAGKAIGVSSNTPYDAHILLDLLSGLREPNSGIVEYNHQNIHEVSKEQIQSYTVLVRGNEIFEGTILENIRVGREEISLITIRDLLDQLGLWKTIQSLPYGIHTQLLTFGHPFDNVQSALLALTRALIGNPKLILIDGILDQLPPVLLTSCLKVLLQKNRDWTVFIVSKSPTILGQMDQILKLEDDSHSLKVNS; encoded by the coding sequence ATGTTAAAATTATTACAATCGTTGGTACTCCATTTCCGAAACCAACTCTTCAAAACAAAGGAGACGGAACTCCCCATACGACTTTCAACGGGAGAATCGTTCGCCCAGTCCATTTTGGACTTTTTATCAGAATCGTTAAGCATCCAATCTGTCCCAAGTCAAATTTTGGAAGGATTTCGCTCCCTCCGAAGTAAATTCCCACATGAATCTAAATTAGAATTTCTCGATTATTTAATAGCAGCTTCACACCAATACCAAATCAAACTTAACTTTGTCCAAAAATCCATTTTGGATATTAGAAGTTATATCACCAAAGATGCTCCGTTTTTATTCCAAATCAAAAGCAAAGACCTTGGCCTACCAGATTTTTATGCAGTGGTAGGTTACCATGCTTCCTCTTATCTCATTCGACCACTTCACAATTACATTGGAGAAGAAGAATGGGTTTCGGAAAAGGAGCTTCTCAAATTATTTGGAATCAAATCAACAAAAGATGTTGTCGATTGGATTGTTGCAGAACCAACATTTCCTTTTTCAGCTCCTCAAGTAATTCAATCTTCTACTTCAGCACTAAAGAATGCGATCAAACAAATTTACCATTTGATTCGTATTGAGTCAAAAGATGTTTGGATTGTTTTCATTTATGGAATTGGTATTGGAATACTTTCCCTGGTTGTTCCTGTTGCTACTTCTTCTTTAGTTAATATTGTTGCGTTCGGTGTTTTATTACAACCAGTCATCATATTAACTTTGTTGGTTGTGTTTTTTTTGGGATTTGCTGGTGCCATGCAAACCATTCAGATTTATGTCGTGGAAATTTTGCAACGTAGAGTTTTTGTTCGGATCGCAACCGAATTTGCCGTTCGGTTTCCAAGGATACGTCAAGATGCCCTAGACAAACACCACAACCCAGAACTTGTAAATCGATTCTTTGATACTATGACGATCCAAAAATCCATTCACTCTTTGTTAGTTGATGGATTGGCAGTTGTTTTAACCACTGTTATTGGATTTGTTTTAATTTCATTTTATCATCCAATTTTTATTGTATTCTCTTTGTTTATACTTGTTGTCGGTGGTTACCTCGTGATTTACCAACTCGGTAGACCAGCTTCCGAAAATTATATCAAAATATCAAAAGAAAAATACAAAGTAGCGGCATGGCTTGAAGAAGTTTCTCGCCATTCGGCTTTATTCCACTCAACATTTGGATCGCATTTTGCCATTGAACGAGCAGATTCCCTAATTCGAGATTATCTCTTTGCTCGCAAAAAATATTTTTCAGTTTATATCAAACAAATCATTGGTCTTGTCGGCATACAAGCGTTAGCTAGTGCGATCGTACTTGGGATTGGAGGTTATTTAGTCATCCATAGACAATTAACTATTGGACAGTTGGTAGCCGCAGAGCTTGTTATTGCAAAAGTACTCAATGATATTTCAAAATTTGGAAAACAACTCGATAGTTTTTATAGTTTAATTGCGGCAGTTGATAAAATCAATTCGGTCTTCCATCTACCAACATTAAAAACTAAAACAGTTCCTTTTGAAATTCCAAAAGGACCGATCCAAGTACAACTTTCAGGGATAGATTATTCCCTGACCAATGGACATAAAATTTTTTCACAGTTCAATTTAAAAGTCCAAGCAGGTAAAGCAATCGGTGTTTCATCTAACACACCTTATGACGCACACATCCTACTTGATTTGTTAAGTGGTCTCAGAGAACCAAATTCTGGTATTGTTGAATACAATCACCAAAACATCCACGAAGTTTCCAAAGAACAAATCCAGTCTTATACAGTCCTTGTAAGAGGAAATGAAATCTTTGAGGGGACGATCCTCGAAAACATACGTGTGGGTAGAGAAGAAATTTCACTTATCACAATCCGCGATTTATTAGACCAACTGGGACTTTGGAAAACAATCCAATCGCTACCATATGGAATCCACACACAACTGTTAACCTTTGGACATCCATTTGATAATGTCCAGTCTGCCTTACTTGCTTTGACAAGAGCTCTGATTGGAAATCCAAAACTGATTCTGATAGATGGAATCCTTGACCAACTCCCACCGGTATTGTTAACTTCTTGTTTAAAAGTTTTACTCCAAAAAAATCGGGATTGGACTGTGTTCATTGTGTCCAAATCTCCGACCATCCTTGGACAAATGGACCAAATCCTAAAACTGGAAGATGATTCTCATTCATTAAAGGTTAATTCATAA
- a CDS encoding cation:proton antiporter, with protein sequence MHGEESLLQDIGLSIIFATVLSHIARVLKQPLILGYIIGGAMLGKEMGFELVTNEASIELISEIGLILLLFIIGLEINLAELAKMGKAMFTLGILQFTLSVAFVYSVFPFFGLSIGSEKFDLLYIAVALSLSSTLIVVKLLQDKVEINTLSGKLTVGVLVFQDIWAILFMGVQPNLNNPEILKILKSVGIIVLLIAFSFSVSRYVLAKLYKACASSPELILLTSIMWCFLVCGIAGEAGLSKEMGALVAGMSIAAFPYGADVISKLIGIRDFFVTLFFVALGLKVPLPSLEVIGLSSAIIALMLFVRMITIAPVIIKLNKGVRNGFLTALNLAQISEFSLVILALGAGFEHITPKLQAVILTSTIIASVLSTYIIMFNHNIAATLERLLAKVGITDQAEETSNDEKGGHGGHGDGMVRDIIVLGYFRIARAFVEYLEDLSPSLIKRIIIADYNPAFKEELTNKGFQWAYADLAHPDSLSHIGLHDASMVICTISDSFLKGTNNNRLLSTLSKLAPNAKIILTSDEPGEAKKLVADGAQKVIIPGVITGEFLYEYISRGMRNNEREVS encoded by the coding sequence ATGCACGGGGAAGAGTCACTTTTACAAGACATTGGTCTGAGTATTATATTTGCTACTGTTTTGAGCCATATTGCAAGGGTTCTCAAACAGCCGTTAATCTTAGGTTATATCATCGGTGGTGCGATGCTTGGTAAAGAAATGGGTTTTGAGCTTGTGACAAATGAAGCAAGTATTGAACTGATTTCAGAAATTGGACTCATCCTTTTACTCTTTATCATTGGACTCGAAATCAATCTCGCAGAACTCGCAAAAATGGGAAAGGCGATGTTCACTCTTGGTATTTTACAATTCACACTTTCCGTAGCATTTGTTTATTCTGTGTTTCCATTTTTTGGACTTTCTATTGGTTCCGAAAAATTTGACTTACTTTATATTGCCGTGGCCTTATCACTTAGTTCCACTTTAATCGTTGTTAAATTATTGCAAGACAAAGTAGAGATCAATACTCTCTCAGGAAAATTAACTGTTGGGGTATTGGTATTTCAAGATATCTGGGCCATTTTGTTTATGGGAGTTCAACCCAACCTAAACAACCCAGAAATCTTAAAAATCCTCAAATCTGTTGGGATTATTGTATTACTCATTGCCTTTAGTTTTAGCGTCAGTCGTTATGTTCTCGCCAAATTATACAAAGCATGCGCAAGTAGTCCTGAACTAATTCTATTAACATCGATTATGTGGTGTTTTTTGGTTTGTGGAATTGCAGGAGAAGCTGGGCTTTCCAAAGAAATGGGTGCTCTCGTTGCCGGTATGAGTATTGCCGCCTTCCCTTATGGTGCTGATGTGATTTCAAAACTGATTGGAATTCGAGACTTCTTTGTCACTCTCTTCTTTGTGGCACTTGGTCTAAAAGTCCCACTCCCTAGTTTGGAGGTTATCGGTCTATCTTCAGCCATCATTGCCCTTATGTTATTTGTGCGGATGATTACAATTGCCCCTGTCATCATCAAATTGAACAAAGGTGTTCGAAATGGATTCCTCACTGCACTAAACCTTGCTCAAATCTCTGAATTTTCTCTCGTTATTCTCGCATTAGGTGCTGGATTTGAACATATCACTCCCAAATTGCAAGCCGTGATCTTAACCTCCACGATCATCGCATCTGTATTATCGACATACATCATTATGTTCAATCATAACATCGCGGCTACATTAGAACGTCTCTTGGCTAAAGTGGGGATCACTGACCAAGCGGAAGAAACAAGTAATGACGAGAAAGGTGGGCATGGAGGCCATGGTGATGGAATGGTGCGAGATATCATCGTGCTTGGTTATTTCCGAATTGCGCGAGCCTTTGTGGAATACTTGGAAGATTTGTCTCCATCTCTTATCAAACGAATCATCATTGCCGATTACAACCCTGCCTTCAAAGAGGAACTTACAAACAAAGGTTTCCAATGGGCCTACGCTGACCTTGCCCACCCAGACTCGCTTTCCCACATTGGTCTTCATGATGCATCGATGGTCATTTGTACGATTTCCGATTCTTTTCTGAAAGGAACCAATAACAACCGTTTGCTTTCCACTCTTAGCAAATTGGCTCCAAATGCAAAAATCATTCTGACAAGTGACGAACCAGGTGAGGCTAAAAAATTAGTAGCAGATGGAGCTCAAAAAGTGATCATCCCAGGTGTTATCACAGGTGAATTTTTATATGAATACATTTCACGTGGTATGAGAAATAACGAAAGGGAAGTTTCGTAA
- a CDS encoding GNAT family N-acetyltransferase, whose translation MINTEIKKLSSTDLEQFIELIRVFEDVFEMKQFQMPNPNYLQSLLERDDFFVFVSILDGKVVGGLTSYLLRQYYSERPLVYIYDLAVQTHLQRKGIGKSLITSINSYCKEKGMEEVFVQADLVDDYALDFYKSTGGRAEDVVHFYYPLGE comes from the coding sequence ATGATTAACACAGAGATTAAAAAATTGTCGTCAACTGATTTGGAACAATTCATCGAACTCATTCGAGTCTTTGAAGATGTTTTTGAGATGAAACAGTTTCAAATGCCAAATCCAAATTACCTACAATCCCTTTTAGAACGTGATGATTTTTTCGTGTTTGTTTCCATTTTGGATGGAAAGGTAGTAGGCGGACTTACTTCTTACCTTTTACGGCAGTACTACTCAGAAAGACCACTTGTGTACATTTACGATCTGGCTGTACAAACTCATTTGCAGAGGAAAGGAATTGGTAAATCACTTATCACTTCAATTAATTCGTATTGCAAAGAAAAAGGGATGGAAGAGGTGTTTGTCCAAGCTGATTTGGTTGATGATTATGCATTGGATTTTTATAAATCAACTGGTGGTAGAGCAGAAGATGTGGTGCATTTTTATTATCCACTTGGCGAGTGA
- a CDS encoding YceI family protein, with the protein MKIFYTILALFLVGNLGSIDAKENCVYEYDPTQTNLEWTAFKFTEKTGVKGKFDTIRVIGNTKDKSKFGVAEKIRFQIDSLSVNSSNPDRDSKIKKLFFGSVKGNQKLIGNFSEISVGETGTAKLNLQFGKSKTIIPVNFVWKENTVEVNGTVDVVTLGLSQGLNKLNAECNDLHKGADGVSKLWPTVDVKVVSTVKKVCK; encoded by the coding sequence ATGAAAATTTTTTATACTATTTTGGCACTATTCCTTGTCGGCAACTTGGGGTCAATTGATGCAAAAGAAAATTGCGTTTATGAATACGATCCAACCCAAACCAACCTTGAATGGACAGCGTTCAAATTTACAGAAAAAACAGGTGTTAAAGGTAAATTTGATACAATTCGTGTTATAGGTAATACCAAAGACAAATCAAAGTTTGGTGTTGCGGAAAAAATTCGATTCCAAATAGACAGTTTGTCCGTCAATTCCTCAAATCCAGACCGAGATTCCAAAATTAAAAAGTTGTTCTTTGGTTCGGTAAAAGGTAACCAAAAGTTAATTGGAAATTTTTCTGAGATTTCAGTGGGAGAAACAGGAACCGCAAAATTAAACCTTCAATTTGGAAAATCCAAAACAATCATTCCCGTAAACTTTGTATGGAAAGAAAATACTGTAGAAGTGAATGGAACAGTGGACGTGGTAACACTTGGTTTATCACAAGGTTTGAATAAATTGAATGCAGAGTGCAATGACTTACACAAAGGTGCTGATGGTGTGAGTAAACTTTGGCCGACTGTTGATGTAAAAGTTGTATCAACGGTAAAAAAAGTTTGCAAATAA
- the kdsB gene encoding 3-deoxy-manno-octulosonate cytidylyltransferase, protein MSDQILGVIPARYPSTRFPGKPLALIGTKPMIQWTYHHASLSKSFHRLVVATDDKRIHDVVLGFGGESILTSPDHPTGTDRIIEVANKYPNYGIIVNIQGDEPGMETSLIDGVVGLKTKHRNWEMTTAAVPFSPSEDPKDPNKVKVVFDRTGRANYFSRSMIPASFKGDAKYHRHLGIYAYERDFLMSYNQLPASDWESVESLEQLRALQNGSTIGVFLSDKANLGVDSPADLEVVITEFKKKGLI, encoded by the coding sequence ATGTCCGACCAAATCCTTGGTGTAATCCCGGCGCGGTACCCGAGCACAAGATTTCCTGGAAAACCACTGGCCCTCATTGGCACAAAACCAATGATCCAGTGGACTTACCACCACGCTTCCCTTTCGAAGTCTTTCCACCGTTTGGTGGTCGCAACTGATGACAAACGAATCCATGATGTGGTATTAGGTTTTGGAGGAGAGTCAATTCTCACAAGCCCCGACCATCCCACAGGCACCGATCGTATCATTGAAGTCGCAAACAAGTACCCTAACTATGGAATCATAGTCAACATCCAAGGCGACGAACCTGGCATGGAAACTTCTCTTATCGATGGAGTCGTGGGTTTAAAAACAAAACATCGAAATTGGGAAATGACAACGGCTGCAGTACCCTTTTCCCCCTCAGAAGACCCAAAAGACCCTAACAAAGTTAAGGTGGTTTTTGATCGAACTGGTCGTGCTAATTATTTTTCTCGTTCTATGATTCCGGCTTCCTTTAAAGGTGATGCGAAGTATCACCGTCATCTTGGCATTTATGCTTATGAACGGGATTTTTTAATGTCTTATAACCAACTACCAGCTTCCGATTGGGAATCAGTGGAATCTTTAGAACAACTGCGTGCACTTCAAAATGGATCAACCATTGGTGTTTTCCTTTCCGACAAAGCCAACTTAGGTGTGGATTCCCCTGCAGACTTGGAAGTGGTGATTACAGAATTTAAAAAGAAGGGTTTGATTTAG
- a CDS encoding TolC family protein, protein MKSHLNSLLFALICPFGMLFSFLLEADPTKDPFESLHGPNIYSQDYINQQPGVLTLAELLKSVEKSYPLVLAAEKLLTETEYNYLAAEGAFDLQFKSMGTTKPIGYYTNNAADTVFEKPTPLGGTSFFAGYRIGRGKFPAYDGRRETNDYGEVRAGAIVPLMRNREIDKNRADLRKADIDRKLAELSIQKLKIEVIKEATKRYWKWVASGQEYLVNKDLLEIAKNRQQQISQRIKLGDIPKMEGTENDRAILQRESQFVSAEREMQKAAIDLSLFLRAADGNLILPSTDRLPIGFPKPIDYKGLELDKSIKIAWKFRPEIQDYEFKREKARVDQDMGYNSLKPQVDLVVAGSQDFGPGSVTRAKPELEASLVLNVPIQTRRPRGMIGAAEAKIAQLDQELQFSKDKIKTEVQDAISEVIASAKRVTVTQSEVELARKLEEMERERFALGDSTLLFVNIREQTSAEAAVREIKALYDHHVAVANFQASTASFLQNSPTP, encoded by the coding sequence ATGAAATCGCATCTAAATTCACTTTTATTTGCATTGATATGCCCTTTTGGTATGTTATTTTCCTTTTTGTTAGAAGCGGATCCTACAAAAGATCCTTTCGAGTCGTTACATGGTCCAAATATTTATTCACAAGACTATATCAACCAACAGCCGGGAGTCCTCACACTCGCGGAACTTTTAAAGTCTGTTGAAAAATCGTATCCGCTTGTCCTTGCTGCCGAAAAACTTTTAACTGAAACAGAATACAATTATTTGGCCGCAGAAGGTGCGTTTGATTTACAATTTAAATCCATGGGAACAACAAAACCCATTGGATACTATACAAATAACGCAGCAGATACAGTGTTTGAAAAACCAACTCCACTTGGAGGTACATCTTTTTTTGCGGGGTATCGTATTGGACGTGGTAAATTTCCAGCCTATGATGGAAGGCGAGAAACAAATGATTATGGGGAAGTAAGAGCTGGTGCCATCGTTCCCCTCATGCGAAACCGTGAGATCGATAAAAACAGAGCCGACCTTCGTAAGGCAGACATTGATCGTAAACTTGCGGAGTTATCCATCCAAAAATTAAAAATTGAAGTCATCAAAGAAGCAACCAAACGGTATTGGAAATGGGTAGCCAGTGGACAGGAGTATCTTGTCAACAAAGACCTGTTAGAGATTGCAAAGAATAGACAACAACAAATCTCACAACGAATCAAATTAGGTGACATTCCCAAAATGGAAGGCACAGAAAATGACCGTGCCATTTTACAAAGAGAATCACAATTTGTGTCAGCTGAACGAGAGATGCAAAAAGCAGCGATTGACTTATCATTATTTTTACGAGCTGCCGATGGTAACTTAATCCTTCCTTCAACAGACAGGTTGCCCATTGGGTTTCCCAAACCAATCGATTACAAAGGTTTGGAATTAGACAAAAGTATCAAAATCGCATGGAAGTTTCGACCTGAAATCCAAGATTATGAATTCAAAAGGGAAAAAGCCCGAGTCGACCAAGATATGGGTTACAACTCTTTGAAACCACAAGTGGATTTGGTAGTTGCTGGTTCACAAGACTTTGGTCCTGGTTCCGTGACGAGGGCAAAACCCGAACTAGAAGCATCCCTTGTTCTCAATGTTCCCATCCAAACAAGGCGTCCTCGAGGGATGATTGGAGCAGCAGAAGCAAAAATCGCTCAACTAGACCAAGAACTCCAATTCTCAAAAGACAAAATCAAAACAGAAGTACAAGATGCTATCTCAGAAGTGATCGCATCTGCAAAACGTGTAACTGTCACTCAAAGTGAAGTCGAACTTGCGCGAAAATTGGAAGAGATGGAAAGAGAGCGATTTGCATTAGGGGATTCTACTCTGTTGTTTGTGAATATTCGGGAACAAACAAGTGCTGAAGCGGCAGTGCGTGAAATTAAGGCATTGTACGATCATCATGTCGCTGTTGCCAACTTCCAAGCATCGACTGCTAGCTTCTTACAAAATTCTCCGACTCCATAG
- a CDS encoding HlyD family secretion protein has translation MSPKWKLRKNLPSYRLVQTALPAQSLAYILTVIFFLSVLILLYVPWQQTTMGFGRVVAYAPLDRQQVIESPISGRVVKWHVHEGTRVKKGDPIIDISDNDPNFISRIREEKNALLQRLEAARSREDNIRSRILSLRSSMGSAVNAADSRRMMAKDRVRASEQAVDAAKAALKTANLNLDRQKQLWEKGLTSKRTLELAELDHTNAETGLDRAKAAYDAAVKEERALNSDTGRVQQDAEASINDAKASLASAQSEVARVLEDLPKLEARLSRQENQEIFAPRDGIIMRILVNPDTQQVKEGDGVAILVPDAEDKAVELFISGNDIPLVGEGRKVRLQFQGYPVLQISGWPETAVGTFGGVVKLVDITDNGSGNFRVLVIPDRDDRQWPSSRYLRQGVRAKGWIFLNRVSVGYELWRRFNDFPPNLPMDDPEMKSLLDENGGGDQGK, from the coding sequence ATGTCACCAAAATGGAAACTTCGTAAAAACCTACCTTCGTATCGGTTAGTACAAACAGCTCTTCCAGCGCAAAGTTTAGCATACATTCTCACTGTAATTTTTTTCTTAAGTGTACTCATTTTACTCTATGTTCCTTGGCAACAAACCACAATGGGTTTTGGCCGAGTGGTTGCCTACGCTCCACTAGACCGCCAACAAGTCATTGAATCTCCTATTAGTGGAAGGGTTGTGAAATGGCATGTCCATGAAGGTACTCGTGTCAAAAAAGGAGATCCCATCATTGATATCTCCGATAATGATCCGAATTTTATAAGTCGAATTCGAGAAGAAAAAAATGCCCTCTTACAACGATTAGAGGCCGCAAGATCAAGAGAAGACAACATTCGATCTAGGATTTTAAGTTTGCGTTCTTCTATGGGAAGTGCGGTAAATGCTGCTGACTCTCGTAGGATGATGGCAAAAGATCGAGTCCGAGCCAGCGAACAAGCAGTAGATGCTGCAAAGGCTGCATTAAAAACTGCAAATCTCAATTTGGACCGACAAAAACAATTATGGGAAAAAGGACTTACTTCCAAAAGGACTTTAGAACTTGCTGAACTTGACCATACAAACGCAGAAACAGGACTTGACCGAGCAAAGGCAGCTTATGATGCGGCAGTCAAAGAAGAACGTGCATTAAATAGTGATACTGGAAGAGTCCAACAAGATGCAGAAGCGTCGATTAATGATGCGAAAGCATCACTCGCTTCCGCACAATCCGAAGTGGCAAGGGTTTTAGAAGACTTACCTAAATTAGAAGCAAGGTTATCTAGACAAGAAAACCAAGAAATTTTTGCACCAAGAGATGGGATCATCATGCGAATCCTAGTGAACCCTGATACACAACAGGTAAAAGAAGGGGACGGAGTTGCCATCTTAGTGCCAGATGCTGAAGACAAAGCGGTTGAACTTTTTATATCGGGGAACGATATCCCACTTGTTGGGGAAGGGAGAAAGGTCCGATTACAATTCCAAGGATATCCTGTATTACAAATTAGTGGGTGGCCAGAGACTGCTGTAGGAACATTTGGCGGTGTTGTCAAACTTGTTGATATCACTGATAATGGATCGGGAAATTTCCGTGTGCTTGTCATCCCTGACCGAGATGACCGCCAGTGGCCGTCCAGTCGATACTTACGACAAGGAGTTCGCGCCAAAGGTTGGATCTTTCTCAATCGTGTAAGTGTTGGATATGAATTATGGAGAAGGTTCAATGACTTCCCACCAAATTTACCAATGGATGATCCAGAAATGAAATCATTGTTAGATGAGAATGGTGGAGGAGACCAAGGAAAATGA